A genomic region of Paenibacillus sp. PL2-23 contains the following coding sequences:
- a CDS encoding ATP-binding protein, protein MENELVRYSRAGDIFHYRWAARRCLRLISPKSRINQIVVEGSKENKLAGEYVIDVAEYSDSLTRQGFQDVAYYQLKHTTVHKNNPFDLSDLRETFEGFSARFQKLTSATTQIDSVIFTIVTNRPINQNLKENIEKLSTGEKANSKYKNTLSKYTQLSEEDLKRFCACLKFADGEGDYNGQKYRLHVEISQLVAGSIDNPEIESITGLVRDKALPDSNGVIVREEILEKFKVTSERDLFPAPPEFEKLETLVHREQHNDLLKTILELAAPLIIHAPGGVGKTVFARQIAKSLPVGSFGVVYDCFGGGRYRNRSEVRHHHRQAFVQIVNELAVQGLCDPLIVNSGASETDILRKFLDRIETAVIAMKKSNSNAVLVILIDAADNAEMAAAEFNDNCFAHELLRERIIEGAKIVALCRTERIHLLQPPSNIKQLELKPFSEKESFDYLRSHYPQASKEDGIEFHRLTSGNPRVQSNALSLNGSTIAEVFSRLGSIGTTVDEQIEGQLMSAIDSIRDKLHDDYRKQIDSICVGLATLPPFIPLKILSRAADVEESAIRSFVADIGRPLWLSDSSVQFRDEPTETWFRETYAASKEQIVFFIEQIKPLANEYSYVASAMPALLLQAGKNTDLVELALSDKYLPDNLIDKRNVRVFRLQFAFKASLKQESFVEAIKLALRAGEEVAGDKRQLELLTSNIDLIAPLQDEQRVQEFAFRRLFSGSWRGSENVYSAALLSTVKNFRGEARSFLRAAENWLSLYFQDRDKEEEDIPFHHEQLKNEEIVELVYTHFNLYGIEKAFEFLISWHPEKVIYHISRQLFRRLMDLGELSAATQFAKLGKHNQYLIIAFAHESLDIGYIPNSDVLCTCLDLLTAKRARISKIQDTFQDTTLQSLICFLESCAANKLPKEKIIRVLNHYFPQSATRSITSDYDNKDRAIFMRALALKKVLLSDLEFDINELLPKNLQQNRKYKDEQEVREIKEVIDGLLPWYMLRIRCLAGDILDFENEVAEVKKKSGSATASRYRDFDSLPTEIARICCDVLMFHKFSGQMSAKTFYENYIKANRMFLPDHLKLVRSAFRLSHLAEQRRDFEQYAYDVIRSATDIGPEERANCYIDLARALINVNRDDAAVYFNFAIDAVSKFGDEIVERWGAVVSLANQRKVDEFAPYDLAYRFIRCAELIGENVAREKYWDRDEAVRTCIRLSPVTGIAALSRWRDREIGRFNRQLIALSEEIVRSGYVVPTVAWSLSAFMTEYEIGDFSRLCIEKETSHDNRKYIFDSVIRELRINGVGGEVWERIAETAKKYSLQSNLLDEVIAYNREIIDEEVNTINQESTSSLRVQSEESAIDWNDLLHDLDLVSSNGLRQAIQRYDGLPQTVRNSESLWREVYNRISDSKAKKFFYELIKVDEADFYDIQNALLLVPEEWHRKMSIKIEWPQIMQYVGKRFATFLLERGSISFFTRRLHLGAENIPFIQKGIIEGLATHGDLVHATTFFGFVTVASKHISTQEATDLLDFALSRFELHIDSEYADGPWSQLWLPPVHMDSAFTGFVWSALGSPRSSTRWCAVHCVRRLAEAQCRDEIDALIDWMERDTVDAFGANKFPFYNLHARLYLLISLARVSIDNPHILLRHKNVFYKHALQSSLHILIQKYATDIALNIEKAYPGTYSEEEVDSLQKVGKSQFGKVELEDRWETRDSYWHANETINTSLTFHHGYDFDRYWFEPLAEVFGITSEQVEDLATDVVINEWNIDQDDRFINDPRHSLWRSSRVQQDVYHHHEGYPRIDNYNFYLSYHAMLVVASRLLEKMPVVHSSDWYEDEWHEWLHRHLLTRSDGYWLYDRRDPIPLYRRDWINEMRNPDWREEISNDDFLDGILSERNGELWLNVFGSWEDGESERSESFYIASSLVSSATAQSLLHALSTCSNPHDFKLPDYEEEEMEINVDTFKLKGWVYQEEASKRLDEFDPHSAKVDYPPYKIGNSIAEKMKISSDYEKREWTLADESRASIICEIWAPIHDSHEDEEMCRGNRLTASLSFLKRLCSEFQSELIIEVQIRRRFRQKSYMRGSGSDEYKPPLSKLFIFSADGRLRDTETYYELRQSASQRV, encoded by the coding sequence TTGCCGGAAGCATTGATAATCCTGAAATAGAAAGTATTACTGGACTAGTTCGCGACAAGGCTTTACCTGATTCCAATGGTGTAATTGTTCGTGAAGAAATACTTGAGAAATTTAAAGTTACGTCTGAACGTGATCTCTTTCCTGCTCCACCTGAGTTTGAAAAACTTGAAACTCTTGTGCATAGAGAGCAGCATAATGACTTGTTGAAAACCATTTTAGAATTAGCAGCTCCGTTGATCATACATGCTCCTGGAGGAGTAGGAAAAACGGTTTTTGCTCGCCAAATAGCCAAATCATTACCTGTTGGATCTTTCGGCGTTGTATATGATTGCTTTGGTGGTGGACGTTATCGTAATCGGAGCGAAGTGAGGCATCACCATCGCCAAGCATTTGTTCAGATTGTTAATGAATTGGCTGTACAAGGCCTTTGTGATCCACTAATAGTGAATTCCGGCGCATCTGAAACAGATATATTAAGAAAGTTCCTCGACAGAATTGAAACAGCAGTTATTGCTATGAAGAAATCAAATAGCAATGCAGTCCTAGTGATTCTAATAGATGCAGCCGATAACGCTGAAATGGCCGCGGCGGAGTTCAATGATAATTGCTTTGCTCATGAACTTCTCCGTGAACGTATAATTGAAGGTGCTAAAATAGTTGCCCTTTGTAGAACCGAGCGGATACATTTACTCCAGCCGCCTAGTAACATCAAACAACTTGAGTTGAAGCCATTTTCGGAGAAAGAGTCTTTTGATTATTTAAGGTCTCATTATCCGCAAGCGTCTAAAGAGGATGGAATAGAATTTCATAGGCTTACTAGTGGCAATCCACGTGTACAGTCAAATGCTTTAAGTTTAAATGGTAGTACGATTGCTGAAGTATTCTCCAGACTTGGTAGTATTGGAACCACTGTCGACGAACAAATAGAAGGACAATTAATGTCAGCAATTGATTCAATAAGAGATAAACTTCATGATGATTACAGAAAACAAATCGACTCTATCTGTGTAGGTCTTGCTACATTACCTCCCTTTATTCCACTGAAGATACTATCTAGGGCAGCTGATGTTGAGGAGTCTGCTATAAGAAGTTTTGTTGCAGATATAGGACGTCCCTTATGGCTTTCTGACTCCTCAGTTCAGTTTAGAGATGAGCCTACGGAAACTTGGTTTAGGGAAACGTATGCAGCATCGAAGGAACAAATAGTGTTTTTTATTGAACAAATCAAACCATTAGCTAACGAGTATTCATATGTCGCTTCTGCTATGCCTGCTCTGTTATTACAAGCAGGGAAGAACACCGATCTTGTTGAATTAGCTTTATCCGATAAGTATCTTCCCGATAATCTCATTGATAAGCGAAATGTTCGAGTGTTTCGTCTTCAATTTGCATTTAAGGCTTCGTTGAAACAAGAAAGCTTTGTTGAGGCAATAAAATTAGCTTTACGAGCAGGTGAGGAAGTAGCCGGTGATAAACGACAGTTAGAACTTCTTACAAGCAATATTGATCTGATTGCGCCTTTACAAGATGAACAACGTGTACAAGAGTTTGCTTTTCGTCGTTTGTTTAGTGGTTCTTGGAGAGGATCAGAGAATGTTTACTCAGCAGCATTGTTATCAACAGTCAAGAATTTTAGAGGGGAAGCCAGAAGCTTTCTTAGGGCTGCCGAGAACTGGTTAAGTCTATACTTCCAGGATAGAGATAAGGAAGAAGAAGATATTCCATTTCATCATGAACAATTAAAAAATGAAGAAATTGTGGAACTCGTATACACACATTTTAATTTATATGGGATAGAGAAGGCCTTCGAATTCCTTATTAGTTGGCACCCGGAGAAAGTAATCTATCATATTTCTAGGCAACTGTTTAGACGGCTTATGGACCTAGGGGAATTATCTGCTGCAACGCAGTTTGCAAAACTAGGTAAACATAATCAGTATTTGATAATTGCTTTCGCACATGAATCCTTAGATATCGGGTATATTCCTAATTCGGATGTTCTCTGCACTTGCCTTGATTTACTAACTGCAAAGCGAGCTAGAATTTCAAAAATACAAGACACCTTTCAAGACACAACACTTCAATCTCTTATCTGTTTTCTTGAATCTTGCGCAGCAAACAAGTTACCGAAGGAGAAAATCATCAGGGTTCTAAATCATTATTTCCCTCAAAGTGCTACACGGTCTATTACAAGCGATTACGATAATAAAGATCGTGCAATTTTTATGCGTGCACTGGCATTAAAGAAAGTATTACTTTCAGATCTCGAATTCGATATTAATGAATTGCTTCCAAAGAATCTACAACAGAATAGAAAATATAAGGATGAACAAGAGGTAAGAGAAATAAAAGAGGTAATTGACGGACTGTTACCTTGGTATATGCTGCGGATACGCTGTTTAGCAGGGGATATTCTTGATTTTGAAAATGAAGTAGCGGAAGTGAAAAAGAAGTCAGGATCAGCAACAGCGAGTCGATATAGAGACTTTGATAGTTTACCAACGGAAATAGCTAGAATATGTTGCGACGTTTTGATGTTTCATAAATTTTCCGGACAAATGTCAGCCAAAACTTTTTATGAAAATTATATAAAGGCTAACAGGATGTTTCTTCCTGACCATCTAAAATTAGTTCGTTCTGCTTTCCGATTAAGCCACTTAGCTGAACAGAGGCGCGATTTTGAACAATATGCTTATGACGTAATCCGTTCTGCTACAGACATTGGCCCAGAGGAAAGGGCAAACTGTTACATTGATCTTGCACGAGCATTGATTAATGTAAATCGTGATGATGCCGCGGTTTACTTCAATTTTGCCATCGATGCCGTTTCGAAATTTGGCGATGAAATCGTCGAGAGATGGGGAGCAGTTGTTTCCCTAGCTAACCAAAGAAAAGTAGATGAATTTGCACCTTACGATTTAGCTTACAGATTTATACGTTGTGCAGAGCTTATCGGAGAAAATGTAGCTCGCGAAAAGTATTGGGACAGGGACGAGGCTGTTAGGACTTGTATTCGATTGTCCCCGGTAACTGGAATCGCTGCACTAAGCAGATGGCGGGACCGGGAAATTGGTCGATTTAATCGTCAATTAATTGCTTTGTCCGAGGAAATTGTAAGAAGCGGCTACGTTGTACCAACGGTAGCATGGTCTCTTTCTGCGTTTATGACGGAGTATGAAATAGGGGATTTCTCAAGACTATGTATAGAGAAGGAAACATCGCATGATAACCGGAAGTATATTTTTGATTCAGTCATTAGAGAACTTAGGATAAACGGAGTTGGAGGGGAAGTTTGGGAAAGGATTGCTGAAACGGCTAAAAAGTACTCTTTACAAAGTAATCTATTGGATGAAGTTATTGCTTATAATCGCGAAATTATTGATGAAGAAGTGAATACTATTAACCAAGAAAGTACTTCCTCGCTTCGTGTACAGTCGGAAGAGAGTGCGATCGATTGGAACGATCTGCTGCATGATTTGGACTTGGTTTCATCTAATGGATTAAGACAAGCTATCCAACGTTATGATGGACTTCCTCAGACTGTGCGAAACAGCGAGTCCTTATGGCGTGAAGTCTACAATCGAATTTCCGATAGTAAAGCGAAGAAATTTTTTTATGAGCTTATTAAAGTAGATGAAGCCGATTTTTATGATATACAGAATGCGCTTTTGTTAGTGCCGGAAGAATGGCATCGCAAAATGAGCATTAAAATTGAGTGGCCCCAAATCATGCAATACGTAGGGAAACGATTTGCTACGTTTCTGCTGGAAAGGGGATCAATCTCTTTTTTCACTAGGAGACTTCATTTAGGGGCGGAAAATATACCTTTTATTCAAAAAGGAATAATCGAAGGATTAGCAACCCATGGAGATTTGGTTCATGCAACTACATTTTTTGGCTTTGTAACTGTTGCTTCGAAACATATCTCAACACAGGAAGCAACTGATTTACTTGACTTCGCATTATCGAGATTCGAACTACATATTGATTCTGAGTACGCTGATGGGCCATGGTCTCAATTGTGGTTACCGCCGGTTCACATGGATAGTGCTTTTACAGGTTTTGTTTGGTCTGCTTTAGGTTCTCCAAGATCTTCAACACGCTGGTGTGCCGTTCACTGTGTTCGTAGACTCGCAGAAGCTCAATGCAGGGATGAGATCGATGCTTTAATTGATTGGATGGAAAGGGATACTGTTGATGCATTTGGGGCTAATAAATTTCCATTCTACAACTTACATGCAAGATTATATTTATTAATTTCACTTGCTCGAGTATCAATAGATAATCCGCACATTTTACTACGTCATAAGAATGTTTTCTACAAGCATGCCTTGCAATCTTCACTTCATATACTTATTCAAAAATATGCAACTGATATAGCACTTAATATCGAAAAGGCTTATCCAGGGACTTACTCGGAAGAAGAAGTTGATTCACTTCAAAAAGTGGGGAAAAGTCAATTTGGTAAGGTTGAATTAGAGGATCGTTGGGAAACAAGAGATAGTTATTGGCATGCTAACGAAACGATTAATACAAGTTTAACTTTTCATCATGGGTATGATTTTGATAGGTACTGGTTTGAACCATTAGCGGAGGTATTTGGTATTACAAGTGAGCAAGTTGAAGACCTTGCTACGGACGTTGTTATAAATGAGTGGAATATAGATCAAGATGATAGATTTATAAATGATCCGCGTCATTCATTGTGGAGATCCTCTAGAGTCCAACAGGATGTGTATCATCACCATGAAGGATACCCTCGTATAGATAATTATAATTTTTATCTTTCATATCATGCCATGCTTGTTGTGGCTTCGAGGTTGCTGGAGAAAATGCCTGTTGTTCACAGCTCGGATTGGTATGAAGATGAGTGGCATGAGTGGTTACACAGACACTTATTGACTCGAAGTGATGGTTATTGGCTATATGACCGTAGAGATCCTATTCCTTTGTATAGAAGGGATTGGATTAATGAAATGAGAAATCCAGATTGGCGTGAAGAGATATCAAATGATGATTTTCTTGATGGCATATTGTCTGAAAGAAACGGAGAACTATGGCTAAACGTGTTCGGATCTTGGGAGGATGGAGAGAGTGAAAGATCGGAAAGTTTCTATATTGCAAGCTCTCTTGTATCATCGGCCACTGCGCAATCTCTTTTGCATGCATTGAGCACATGTTCAAATCCTCATGATTTTAAGTTACCTGATTACGAAGAAGAGGAAATGGAAATAAACGTGGATACTTTTAAACTTAAAGGTTGGGTATATCAAGAAGAAGCATCTAAGCGTCTGGATGAGTTCGATCCACATTCTGCTAAAGTAGATTACCCGCCTTATAAAATAGGGAACTCAATCGCTGAGAAAATGAAGATATCCTCTGATTATGAGAAGAGGGAATGGACTTTGGCGGATGAGAGTAGAGCATCAATAATTTGTGAAATCTGGGCGCCTATTCATGATAGTCATGAAGATGAGGAAATGTGCCGCGGCAATAGACTAACAGCATCGCTCTCATTTCTAAAAAGACTTTGCTCTGAATTCCAAAGTGAATTAATTATTGAAGTTCAAATTAGAAGAAGATTTAGACAGAAATCATACATGAGAGGGAGTGGGTCGGATGAGTATAAGCCACCGCTTAGCAAATTATTTATCTTCTCAGCCGATGGAAGACTCAGAGATACAGAAACGTACTATGAACTTAGGCAAAGCGCTAGTCAAAGAGTTTAG